A DNA window from Christiangramia salexigens contains the following coding sequences:
- a CDS encoding T9SS type A sorting domain-containing protein, giving the protein MENYVHFNRLSALFIIAAIWGNLSASPAAATCIGDKLFEETSMSSTNDFQNQSTKAKDSRLKIRLRFNSPKGYSRQILVTGDNRCTGGYDLGFDAILTDNVEEDMFWLIDKKAYVIQGVPDFSEEQALAFGIKISEQKEFTIKIDATENWPENKPIYLKDKVLDSIHDIIAAPYKHTVEPGLHEDRFELIFYKEEIHTDTPEIVVNKPWVEEPFEDFKPENDRVDVNYNHYARNLDVSNPSQLIVDKIILFDMRGKMVQQFSKPHNHKDLQLSLNDLPAGVYIVKTISEKGIINKKVAIR; this is encoded by the coding sequence ATGGAAAATTATGTACACTTTAACAGATTATCAGCTTTATTCATTATAGCTGCTATTTGGGGAAACCTATCTGCATCACCAGCAGCAGCAACCTGCATAGGTGATAAATTATTTGAGGAAACCTCTATGTCTTCAACCAACGATTTTCAGAATCAATCTACCAAGGCCAAAGATTCAAGATTAAAGATCAGATTAAGATTTAATTCGCCTAAAGGCTATAGCCGCCAGATCCTGGTAACTGGTGATAATCGCTGTACAGGAGGATATGATTTAGGTTTTGATGCAATTTTGACAGATAATGTTGAAGAAGACATGTTCTGGTTAATTGATAAAAAAGCATATGTGATCCAGGGTGTACCAGATTTTAGTGAAGAGCAGGCTTTAGCATTTGGCATTAAAATAAGTGAGCAAAAAGAGTTTACAATTAAAATTGATGCCACCGAAAACTGGCCGGAAAACAAACCGATCTATTTAAAGGATAAAGTTTTAGATTCAATTCATGATATAATAGCTGCGCCCTATAAACATACCGTAGAGCCAGGTTTACACGAGGATCGTTTTGAACTTATTTTTTATAAGGAAGAAATTCATACCGATACACCTGAAATTGTCGTTAATAAACCATGGGTGGAAGAACCTTTTGAAGATTTTAAACCGGAAAATGATAGAGTGGATGTAAATTATAACCACTACGCCAGAAATCTGGACGTTTCAAATCCATCACAGCTGATAGTGGACAAAATAATATTATTTGACATGAGAGGAAAAATGGTTCAGCAATTCAGTAAGCCACATAATCACAAAGATCTCCAGCTTAGCCTGAATGATTTACCCGCTGGTGTCTATATTGTAAAAACTATCTCAGAAAAGGGTATAATTAATAAAAAAGTAGCCATAAGGTAA